Proteins found in one Nitrospirota bacterium genomic segment:
- a CDS encoding filamentous hemagglutinin N-terminal domain-containing protein, with amino-acid sequence MTTLNKTKNKLFRAISIALIFLHTAVFAAPPASNELPTGGQVTAGQASITQTNASMNINQSTDKAVINWQTFNIGSQAQVNFNQPSASSATLNRVLTPDASQIFGRLTANGQVFILNPNGIIFGQGSSVNVGGIVASTMKISDADFMNGVYRFERDGSTGSILNYGNITAADGGYIALLAPEVRNEGILSAKLGTVAIGAGDKATLDFNGDSLIGITVEPAAIDTFIENKHLIQADGGRVIMSASAANSLLSSIVSNEGVIQAQTIGEKDGVIKLLAGMESGGVVKVGGTLDASAPNGGDSGFIETSGHNVELNNPTVTAAAPYGKGGTWLIDPTDVLMDAAYNAPIVASLNAGTSVTVVLPQQQGRNSATSP; translated from the coding sequence ATGACAACTCTTAATAAGACCAAAAACAAACTTTTCAGGGCCATATCAATAGCTTTGATATTTTTACATACAGCGGTCTTTGCCGCTCCTCCTGCGTCCAATGAACTGCCCACCGGCGGGCAGGTAACGGCAGGGCAGGCGTCCATCACGCAGACCAACGCCAGCATGAACATCAACCAGAGCACAGACAAGGCTGTCATCAATTGGCAGACCTTCAACATAGGTTCTCAGGCGCAAGTGAATTTCAACCAGCCCTCTGCATCGTCGGCAACATTAAATAGGGTGCTTACGCCTGATGCGAGCCAAATCTTCGGCAGACTCACCGCAAACGGGCAGGTATTCATCTTAAACCCCAACGGCATCATTTTCGGGCAGGGAAGCAGTGTTAATGTAGGCGGCATTGTCGCCTCCACCATGAAAATAAGCGACGCGGATTTCATGAACGGAGTTTACCGCTTTGAAAGGGACGGCTCCACCGGAAGCATACTCAACTATGGAAACATTACGGCAGCGGACGGCGGCTACATAGCCCTGTTAGCCCCTGAAGTGAGGAACGAGGGCATACTCTCCGCAAAACTCGGCACGGTGGCAATAGGAGCTGGAGATAAAGCCACGCTTGACTTCAACGGCGACAGCCTGATAGGCATAACAGTAGAGCCGGCAGCAATAGACACCTTTATAGAGAACAAACACTTAATACAGGCAGACGGCGGCAGGGTGATAATGAGCGCCTCCGCAGCAAACAGCCTGTTGAGCAGCATAGTAAGCAATGAAGGCGTTATACAGGCGCAGACCATAGGAGAGAAAGACGGCGTCATCAAACTTCTGGCCGGCATGGAAAGCGGCGGAGTCGTGAAAGTGGGCGGCACTCTGGACGCCTCTGCTCCGAATGGCGGGGATAGCGGATTTATAGAGACTTCGGGACATAATGTTGAACTGAATAATCCGACCGTTACTGCAGCAGCGCCTTACGGCAAAGGCGGGACATGGCTTATAGACCCGACCGATGTGCTCATGGATGCGGCATATAATGCCCCGATTGTTGCCTCCTTAAACGCAGGCACCAGTGTAACTGTTGTGCTACCGCAGCAGCAGGGGCGCAACTCGGCGACATCACCGTAG
- a CDS encoding putative Ig domain-containing protein, with protein sequence MNSGSSIVTNGGYITLGGGANPATTAAVGTGGAGVNDKYGVYLNNATLNAGAGIIRIRGTGFAGTSSAYGIYALGGSVIQTTSGNITLTGTGGAGTGTNRGVYLSGANTKVTSATGAISITGTGAGLGAGNYGILIDNGAAVTSTGSANITLDGRGAGAAQGIYTAGLNNTIGGATSTGNITLIARTATGADSIFLSGLTIQGTGNLLLEPLNPATTIGLAGGAGTFNLSAAELGYIQNGFANITIGRANGTGAIKTGAWTVPASANLTLQNPGASSGGIAINGALTLGAGKNLTLNTTGAVTQTAAITAAGLELLGTGGTYTLTNTGNAIATLAGNTGSVSYSQAGGLTIGAVNLTSGLTASNTILVQTTGAAADITLNNAATANGTGDALVLAAARNFINNAGATPLNAPNGRFLVYSTDPAANTFGAFTSPGNYFNCVYGTCTPSASLGSRMVYSITPTLTVTADAQTRLYGDPNPALTYATSGLIAGDTAATALAGSLSTAATQTSNVGTYTITQGTLLGSLGYNITYIGNNLTVTQRPIINTDAGTIDREVILPAGTIFVVAPPPQESFVKLAFNTAVTLSDSNALFGSALVNTPDVFTYTEPKEVVIQIEVLVDTTSTFTFSIPKEVVIQAAGSESDATTAKATTTDGNPLPSWLSFNPKTQTFTAVNAPAGSLPMKVTVHYTGAAGNGSVVVTIIWKGAAVK encoded by the coding sequence ATGAACAGCGGCTCATCCATCGTTACCAATGGCGGCTACATCACCCTTGGCGGCGGTGCAAATCCGGCAACCACAGCGGCGGTGGGCACAGGCGGCGCTGGCGTTAATGATAAATACGGCGTCTATCTTAATAACGCAACGCTCAACGCAGGCGCGGGCATTATCAGAATCAGAGGCACAGGCTTTGCCGGAACATCGAGCGCCTACGGCATTTACGCATTGGGCGGAAGCGTTATTCAAACAACAAGCGGTAATATCACACTTACCGGCACAGGCGGCGCGGGAACAGGCACTAACCGCGGCGTTTATCTCTCCGGCGCAAACACAAAGGTAACATCCGCAACCGGCGCAATCTCCATTACCGGAACCGGCGCAGGCTTAGGCGCGGGCAATTACGGCATACTCATAGATAACGGCGCAGCCGTAACTTCCACCGGCTCCGCCAACATCACCCTTGACGGCAGAGGCGCTGGAGCGGCGCAAGGCATATACACTGCTGGTCTCAACAACACCATCGGCGGCGCGACCTCCACTGGCAATATCACCCTCATCGCAAGGACGGCAACCGGCGCGGACAGCATCTTCCTTTCCGGCCTGACCATACAAGGCACGGGTAATCTTTTGCTTGAGCCGCTCAATCCAGCAACCACCATCGGCCTCGCAGGCGGCGCAGGCACATTCAACCTTTCCGCCGCCGAACTGGGCTATATCCAGAACGGCTTTGCAAACATTACCATTGGCAGGGCGAACGGCACAGGAGCGATAAAGACCGGCGCATGGACAGTTCCGGCATCGGCAAATCTTACGCTGCAAAATCCCGGCGCATCAAGCGGCGGCATAGCCATAAACGGCGCGCTGACATTGGGTGCAGGAAAGAACCTGACCCTCAACACCACCGGCGCGGTAACCCAGACAGCGGCAATCACCGCAGCGGGACTTGAACTCCTCGGCACAGGCGGCACATACACCTTAACCAACACCGGCAATGCCATCGCCACCCTTGCGGGAAATACCGGCAGTGTGAGCTACTCGCAAGCAGGCGGATTGACCATCGGCGCGGTAAATCTCACATCAGGACTGACCGCCTCAAATACAATCCTTGTTCAAACCACAGGTGCAGCCGCAGACATCACCCTGAATAACGCGGCAACCGCCAACGGAACCGGCGACGCCCTTGTGCTTGCTGCGGCAAGAAACTTCATCAACAATGCCGGCGCAACTCCGCTGAATGCGCCCAATGGAAGATTTCTTGTATATTCCACAGACCCTGCGGCAAACACCTTCGGCGCATTCACCTCGCCGGGCAATTATTTCAACTGTGTTTATGGAACATGCACACCTTCCGCATCTCTCGGCAGCAGAATGGTTTACAGCATTACGCCGACCTTGACCGTTACCGCGGATGCGCAGACGCGGCTCTACGGAGACCCGAATCCGGCATTGACCTATGCAACAAGCGGACTTATTGCAGGCGACACAGCGGCAACGGCGCTCGCAGGCAGCCTTTCAACCGCTGCAACACAGACAAGTAATGTTGGGACATACACCATTACGCAGGGAACGTTGCTTGGTAGTCTCGGCTACAATATCACCTACATCGGCAATAACCTGACAGTAACCCAACGGCCTATTATAAACACGGACGCAGGCACTATAGATAGGGAGGTCATTCTGCCGGCAGGTACGATATTCGTAGTTGCCCCTCCGCCGCAGGAAAGTTTTGTTAAACTTGCATTCAATACAGCCGTAACACTAAGCGACAGTAACGCATTATTCGGCAGCGCGCTGGTGAACACTCCCGATGTATTCACCTACACCGAACCCAAAGAGGTAGTAATACAGATTGAAGTCCTTGTTGATACAACCAGTACATTTACTTTCTCCATACCCAAAGAGGTGGTCATACAGGCTGCCGGAAGCGAAAGCGACGCCACAACAGCGAAGGCAACGACCACTGACGGCAATCCTTTACCTTCGTGGCTGAGTTTTAATCCTAAGACGCAGACCTTTACAGCGGTAAATGCGCCTGCGGGGTCACTGCCTATGAAAGTGACTGTGCATTACACCGGCGCTGCGGGAAACGGTTCAGTTGTAGTGACCATAATATGGAAGGGCGCAGCCGTGAAATAA
- a CDS encoding leucine--tRNA ligase, giving the protein MEERYDPQKVELKWQKYWAERNIFKTEQDSSKKKFYCLEMFPYPSGKIHMGHVRNYAIGDVIARYKKMRGFNVIHPMGWDAFGMPAENAAIKEGVHPAKWTYENITYMKKQLNQLGLSYDWDREVTTCSPDYYKWNQWFFLKMYEKGLAYRKSSFVNWCPSCMTVLANEQVIDSGCWRCDTAVIKKELEQWFFRITHYAEDLLNACDELKGWPEKVVLMQKNWIGKSEGLEADFKVYGMDEKIRIFTTRADTLFGATFVCLAPTHPLSEKLAADKEALKKVKERYGKEDEKIGFFTGHYAVNPANDEKIPICIANFVLMEYGTGAIMSVPAHDQRDFEFAKKYELPIKIVIMPENSELQTSNSELNAAFEDEGILVDSSSYSRLRSDVARIEIAKHIEKKGLGKRVINYKLRDWGISRQRYWGTPIPIIYCEKCGVVPVPEDELPVILPEDVKFTGTGGSPLAESEKFVNTSCPECKGKARRETDTMDTFVDSSWYFIAYCVDNGKINFQSLTPNPQSPISYWMPVDQYVGGVEHAVLHLLYSRFFTRVIKDLGIINSPEPFTNLLTQGMVCKETLKCSEHGWLLPEDIKDEKCVKCGKAVERGRVEKMSKSKKNVIDPDHLINRYGADTSRLFSLFAAPPERDLEWSDQGVEGAYRFLNRIWGILYKNKFKIQNSKFKIEELSSYQPSAMSLLRKTHQTIKRVTNDMEREYHFNTAIAALMELVNDISAFEPKEDEEWEVFRFSIETLMLLLSPFSPHISEELWESIGNKEGILEQKWPSWDEHIAKEEEIELVIQINGKVKAKIMIPAGISDDEVRKKALDEPKIQEIIGKKALKKVFIVKGKLVNIVI; this is encoded by the coding sequence TTGGAAGAAAGATACGACCCGCAAAAAGTTGAGCTGAAGTGGCAGAAGTATTGGGCTGAGAGAAATATTTTTAAAACAGAACAGGACTCTTCAAAAAAGAAATTTTACTGCCTTGAGATGTTCCCCTACCCTTCAGGAAAAATACACATGGGCCATGTGCGGAACTATGCCATCGGTGATGTTATAGCAAGATACAAGAAAATGAGGGGATTCAATGTAATACATCCGATGGGATGGGATGCATTCGGAATGCCTGCTGAGAACGCCGCGATAAAAGAGGGTGTCCATCCTGCAAAATGGACATACGAAAACATCACATATATGAAAAAACAGCTCAATCAGTTGGGGCTTAGCTATGACTGGGACAGAGAGGTTACGACATGCAGTCCTGATTACTATAAGTGGAATCAGTGGTTTTTCCTGAAGATGTATGAAAAAGGGCTGGCATACAGGAAATCATCATTTGTGAACTGGTGCCCTTCATGCATGACTGTTCTTGCAAATGAGCAGGTTATTGACAGCGGATGCTGGAGATGCGATACAGCCGTAATCAAGAAAGAGTTGGAGCAATGGTTCTTCCGTATTACGCATTATGCAGAAGACCTTCTAAATGCATGTGACGAGCTTAAGGGCTGGCCTGAAAAAGTTGTCTTAATGCAAAAAAACTGGATAGGAAAGAGTGAGGGACTTGAAGCTGATTTTAAAGTTTACGGAATGGATGAAAAAATCAGGATATTCACTACAAGGGCAGATACGCTGTTTGGCGCAACATTTGTATGCCTTGCACCCACACACCCGTTATCAGAAAAACTCGCTGCTGATAAAGAAGCGCTTAAAAAAGTCAAAGAGCGCTACGGCAAAGAAGATGAAAAGATTGGATTCTTCACAGGACACTATGCAGTCAATCCTGCGAATGATGAGAAGATTCCCATCTGCATAGCAAACTTCGTCCTGATGGAATACGGCACAGGAGCTATAATGTCAGTGCCTGCGCATGACCAGCGCGACTTTGAGTTTGCAAAGAAGTATGAACTTCCGATTAAGATTGTAATTATGCCTGAAAACTCCGAACTCCAAACTTCAAACTCCGAACTCAATGCCGCTTTTGAGGATGAAGGCATTCTCGTTGACTCAAGTTCATACAGCAGACTAAGAAGTGATGTTGCAAGAATAGAGATAGCAAAGCACATAGAGAAAAAGGGATTAGGCAAAAGGGTAATAAATTACAAGCTCCGTGACTGGGGAATATCAAGGCAGAGATACTGGGGAACGCCAATACCAATAATTTATTGTGAGAAATGCGGTGTTGTTCCTGTTCCTGAAGACGAACTCCCTGTAATCCTTCCCGAGGATGTGAAATTCACAGGCACAGGCGGGTCACCGCTTGCAGAGTCAGAAAAATTTGTAAATACAAGCTGCCCAGAGTGCAAAGGCAAGGCAAGGCGCGAGACTGATACTATGGACACATTTGTTGATTCATCATGGTATTTCATTGCATATTGCGTTGACAATGGAAAGATTAATTTCCAATCCCTAACCCCCAATCCCCAATCCCCAATAAGTTACTGGATGCCTGTTGACCAGTATGTCGGCGGCGTTGAACACGCAGTGCTTCATCTCCTCTATTCAAGGTTCTTTACCCGTGTTATAAAAGACCTTGGGATCATTAACTCTCCGGAGCCTTTCACAAACCTTCTCACGCAGGGAATGGTCTGCAAGGAGACATTGAAATGTTCTGAGCATGGCTGGCTCTTACCCGAAGATATTAAGGATGAGAAGTGCGTGAAGTGCGGAAAAGCTGTTGAGAGAGGAAGGGTTGAGAAGATGTCAAAATCCAAAAAAAATGTCATTGACCCTGACCACCTGATAAATAGATACGGTGCAGACACATCAAGGCTCTTTTCGCTTTTTGCAGCGCCGCCTGAAAGGGACCTTGAATGGTCTGATCAGGGAGTTGAGGGCGCATACAGATTCCTCAACAGGATATGGGGAATCTTGTATAAAAATAAATTCAAAATTCAAAATTCAAAATTCAAAATTGAGGAGCTATCAAGCTATCAGCCATCAGCTATGAGCCTTCTAAGAAAGACGCATCAGACCATAAAGCGGGTCACAAACGACATGGAGCGCGAATACCACTTCAACACAGCGATCGCAGCGCTTATGGAGCTTGTGAATGATATAAGCGCTTTTGAGCCTAAGGAAGATGAAGAATGGGAAGTATTCAGATTCAGCATTGAGACGCTTATGCTTTTGCTCTCTCCATTTTCTCCGCACATCTCAGAAGAACTGTGGGAATCCATAGGCAACAAAGAAGGCATACTTGAACAGAAATGGCCTTCATGGGATGAGCACATCGCAAAAGAAGAGGAAATAGAACTCGTTATTCAGATTAACGGCAAAGTAAAAGCAAAGATTATGATACCTGCCGGGATCTCTGACGATGAAGTCAGAAAGAAAGCGCTTGATGAGCCGAAGATACAAGAGATTATCGGCAAGAAAGCGCTGAAAAAAGTCTTTATTGTTAAAGGCAAACTTGTTAACATAGTAATATGA
- a CDS encoding NAD(P)H-binding protein, whose translation MNSKQIHIVTGAFGFSGKYIAGRLLDAGYEVRTLTNSPHRENPFGGGIKAYPYNFDNPKKLIESLQGVSVLYNNYWVRFNCRDFSYAKAVENTLKLFDAAKKAGIKRIVHVSITNPSGDSPFEYFSGKAKIEKALIESGISYAILRPAVLFGKEDILINNIAWFLRRFPVFGVFGDGNYRLQPIYVDDLAKLAVEQGQKTENCVIDAIGPETFTYRELIEEIGDAIGKRRLILYIPPPLGYLIGSIVGKIFGDVTITRDEIDGLMADLLYTKSHPTGKTRLSDWVNKNASTLGIHYSSELARRKDREKSYEKL comes from the coding sequence ATGAACTCTAAACAAATTCATATAGTGACAGGAGCCTTTGGATTTTCAGGAAAATATATCGCCGGGCGCCTACTCGATGCAGGTTATGAGGTGCGGACGCTGACCAATTCTCCGCATCGTGAAAATCCCTTCGGAGGCGGAATAAAGGCTTACCCCTATAACTTTGATAATCCTAAAAAACTTATTGAATCATTACAAGGGGTTTCTGTTCTCTACAACAACTACTGGGTAAGATTTAATTGTAGGGATTTTTCTTATGCAAAAGCTGTTGAAAATACATTGAAGCTTTTCGACGCGGCAAAGAAGGCTGGTATAAAACGAATAGTCCACGTCAGCATAACAAATCCATCAGGAGATTCTCCCTTTGAATATTTCAGTGGGAAGGCAAAAATTGAAAAAGCGCTGATAGAATCTGGAATCTCCTATGCCATTCTCAGACCGGCTGTTCTCTTTGGCAAAGAGGATATTTTGATAAACAACATTGCCTGGTTCTTAAGGCGATTTCCTGTATTCGGAGTTTTCGGCGACGGCAATTATCGCCTACAGCCGATTTATGTTGATGACCTTGCAAAGCTCGCAGTTGAACAGGGGCAGAAGACTGAAAATTGCGTTATTGATGCAATCGGGCCTGAAACATTTACGTATCGAGAGTTGATTGAGGAAATAGGTGATGCCATAGGAAAACGAAGACTTATTCTGTATATTCCACCTCCTCTGGGTTATCTTATAGGTTCAATCGTTGGTAAAATATTCGGCGATGTAACGATTACACGCGATGAGATAGACGGGCTAATGGCTGACCTCCTCTATACAAAGTCCCATCCAACAGGGAAGACAAGACTTAGTGACTGGGTAAACAAGAACGCATCCACACTCGGAATTCATTACAGCAGTGAACTTGCGAGAAGGAAGGATAGAGAGAAATCTTATGAGAAGTTGTAA
- a CDS encoding PIN domain-containing protein, protein MRQRAVFDTSFLIEHFRKGTVYDTFISLNRVYHITFSSVVLMELLSGAYDPKEQKLIEQIKNNFSVISVTERQWYVAGDIMRKLRLDEKIDPLRIKSLLADILIAISVRDIGAVLITKNEKDFKLISEVLNFKYIVA, encoded by the coding sequence TTGAGGCAGAGGGCTGTCTTTGATACTTCCTTTCTCATAGAACATTTCAGAAAAGGCACTGTTTACGACACATTCATAAGCCTGAACCGAGTTTATCATATTACATTCAGTTCTGTAGTCCTGATGGAACTTCTCTCGGGCGCATACGACCCAAAGGAACAAAAACTCATAGAGCAGATAAAGAATAATTTTAGTGTTATCTCTGTAACTGAAAGACAATGGTATGTTGCAGGGGATATAATGCGAAAGCTGAGACTTGATGAGAAAATCGACCCCTTAAGAATCAAAAGCCTTCTTGCTGATATTCTCATAGCCATTTCTGTCAGAGACATAGGCGCAGTCCTAATTACAAAAAATGAGAAGGATTTTAAGTTAATCAGCGAAGTGCTTAATTTTAAATATATTGTTGCTTAG
- a CDS encoding type II toxin-antitoxin system VapB family antitoxin codes for MQTVIKKTAKHFRLNETLIKDAQKILGAKTETEAVETALSDVIYQEKMRRLIEQTKGKFKFEGLN; via the coding sequence ATGCAGACTGTAATTAAAAAAACGGCAAAACATTTCAGGCTTAATGAAACTTTAATCAAGGATGCCCAGAAAATACTTGGGGCAAAGACAGAGACAGAAGCTGTAGAAACTGCTCTTTCTGATGTCATATATCAGGAAAAGATGAGAAGGCTTATCGAGCAGACAAAGGGGAAATTCAAATTCGAGGGTCTTAATTGA
- the aspS gene encoding aspartate--tRNA ligase, with protein sequence MIRDKGCGELRESDIGSNLSLAGWVFRRRDHGGLIFIDLRDRSGLCQIVFSPDIAGDSHTNAHDLRAEYVIAVSGEIRRRPEGTENPNIPTGIVELYVSKLEVLNEAAPLPYNMEEAADAGEALRLKHRYLDLRRPEMQQNLTTRHKITMATRDYLDERGFLEIETPMLTKSTPEGARDYLVPSRLNPGHFYALPQSPQLFKQILMVSGLEKYFQIVKCFRDEDLRADRQPEFTQIDLEMSFADREDIISLMEEMMMKLFKDVLSIDIETPFQRLSFHESMERFGNDKPDMRFGLELKDMADLALKGTFKVFLDAINDRGMVKAINGKGMAGLSRKEIDMLTQEAQSFGAKGLAWIKIKNGFDSPIAKFFPEEILKKMAERLSAEEGDLMLFIADKPKVTYDVLSRLRLALGERLNLIKPGYKFAWITDFPLLEWDEEESRFQTMHHPFTSPMNEDIEKLLTVNFSDSQLSTSNFQLLTSLRAKAYDIVLNGSEIGGGSIRIHRQDVQKKMFDVLNISEEEAKMKFGFLLDALQYGAPPHGGIALGLDRLVMIMVGATSIRDVIAFPKTQKAVCMMSGAPSTVEPKQLRELYIKTDVPIE encoded by the coding sequence ATGATTCGGGACAAAGGCTGCGGTGAACTCAGGGAATCCGACATAGGCTCAAACCTGAGCCTTGCCGGCTGGGTGTTCAGAAGGAGAGACCACGGAGGTCTGATATTCATTGACCTCAGAGACAGGAGCGGACTTTGCCAGATTGTATTCAGTCCTGACATCGCAGGTGATTCGCATACTAACGCGCATGATTTGAGGGCTGAGTATGTCATAGCTGTGTCAGGCGAGATACGAAGAAGGCCTGAAGGCACCGAAAATCCTAATATCCCAACAGGCATTGTTGAGTTGTATGTCAGCAAACTTGAAGTCCTGAATGAGGCAGCGCCATTGCCTTATAACATGGAAGAGGCGGCAGACGCAGGAGAGGCCTTACGGCTTAAACACAGGTATCTTGACTTGAGAAGGCCTGAGATGCAGCAGAACCTTACTACGCGTCACAAGATTACAATGGCCACAAGAGATTATCTCGATGAGAGGGGATTTCTTGAGATAGAAACACCGATGCTTACAAAATCCACGCCTGAAGGCGCAAGGGATTATCTTGTTCCGAGCAGGTTGAACCCCGGACATTTCTATGCGCTCCCGCAGTCACCGCAGTTATTCAAGCAGATACTCATGGTCTCAGGATTGGAGAAGTATTTCCAGATTGTGAAATGTTTCCGTGACGAAGACCTCAGGGCAGACAGACAACCTGAATTCACACAGATTGACCTTGAGATGTCGTTTGCCGACAGGGAAGATATCATTTCTCTCATGGAAGAAATGATGATGAAGCTTTTCAAAGATGTGCTTTCAATTGATATAGAAACACCTTTTCAGAGATTAAGTTTTCATGAATCAATGGAGAGATTTGGAAACGACAAGCCTGATATGAGATTCGGCCTTGAACTTAAAGATATGGCAGACCTCGCCTTAAAGGGCACATTCAAGGTTTTCCTTGATGCAATCAATGACAGGGGAATGGTAAAGGCAATCAACGGAAAAGGGATGGCAGGTCTTTCACGCAAAGAGATAGACATGCTGACACAGGAAGCGCAGTCATTCGGCGCAAAAGGCCTTGCATGGATAAAGATAAAGAACGGCTTTGACTCACCAATTGCAAAGTTCTTCCCTGAAGAGATATTGAAAAAGATGGCTGAAAGGCTTAGCGCTGAAGAAGGCGATTTGATGCTCTTCATCGCTGACAAGCCGAAGGTTACTTATGACGTCTTAAGCAGGCTCAGGCTTGCGCTCGGCGAAAGATTAAACCTGATTAAGCCGGGATATAAATTTGCGTGGATAACCGATTTCCCTTTGCTTGAATGGGATGAAGAGGAAAGCAGGTTTCAAACAATGCACCATCCGTTCACATCACCCATGAATGAAGATATAGAGAAACTGTTGACTGTTAATTTTTCTGATTCTCAACTCTCAACTTCTAACTTTCAACTTCTAACTTCTCTTAGGGCAAAGGCTTATGACATTGTTCTTAACGGTTCTGAGATTGGCGGTGGAAGCATTCGTATTCACAGGCAGGACGTTCAGAAAAAGATGTTTGATGTCCTGAATATCTCAGAGGAAGAGGCTAAGATGAAGTTTGGCTTCCTGCTTGATGCGCTCCAGTATGGCGCTCCGCCGCATGGAGGCATCGCCCTCGGACTTGACAGGCTTGTGATGATAATGGTTGGAGCAACATCTATAAGAGACGTTATCGCATTCCCAAAAACACAAAAAGCTGTCTGCATGATGTCCGGAGCGCCTTCAACAGTAGAACCAAAACAACTGAGAGAGCTTTACATAAAGACAGATGTGCCAATAGAGTAG
- a CDS encoding rRNA pseudouridine synthase, giving the protein MEERLQKILAKMGIASRRGAEEIILEGRVTINGKAASLGMKADISKDHIKLDGKLLTKPEPKVYLMINKPKGVITTLAEAEERPTIKDYLRNIRYRVFPVGRLDFDSEGLLLLTNDGDFAHSILHPSKKIPKTYHVKIKGIIEDEKIEKLRKGIRLKDGVTAPAKVKKLRKAEENCWIEITIYEGKKRQVRRMCEQAGHPVLKLKRIKINGIDIGNLRSGELRYLTPDEVKKIKKEVMNDSGQRLR; this is encoded by the coding sequence ATGGAAGAACGGCTTCAGAAGATACTTGCAAAGATGGGGATTGCCTCCAGAAGAGGCGCTGAGGAGATTATCCTTGAAGGAAGGGTCACTATAAACGGAAAGGCTGCATCCCTCGGGATGAAGGCAGACATTTCAAAAGACCATATAAAATTAGACGGGAAACTTCTAACAAAACCGGAGCCGAAGGTCTATCTAATGATAAACAAGCCAAAGGGAGTTATTACAACCCTTGCAGAAGCGGAGGAAAGGCCGACTATAAAGGATTATTTAAGAAACATCAGATACAGGGTATTTCCCGTTGGAAGGCTTGACTTTGATTCGGAAGGACTGCTTCTTCTTACAAATGACGGTGATTTCGCGCATTCAATCTTGCATCCGTCAAAGAAGATTCCAAAGACATATCATGTTAAAATAAAGGGCATCATTGAGGACGAAAAGATAGAGAAACTGCGAAAAGGGATAAGGCTTAAGGACGGAGTTACCGCGCCTGCTAAAGTAAAGAAACTCAGAAAGGCAGAGGAAAACTGCTGGATTGAGATTACGATTTATGAGGGGAAAAAAAGGCAGGTAAGGAGAATGTGCGAGCAGGCCGGACATCCTGTGCTTAAACTCAAACGCATAAAAATCAACGGCATAGATATTGGAAATCTTCGCTCCGGAGAGTTAAGATATTTAACTCCGGATGAGGTTAAAAAGATAAAGAAAGAGGTAATGAATGATTCGGGACAAAGGCTGCGGTGA